A part of Paenibacillus antri genomic DNA contains:
- a CDS encoding DUF1361 domain-containing protein, whose product MRATSALSPLGNARVAGLLVLLSLGCFAMVCFRPIVSGDRLFLFMLWNLFLAWLPYAASVAATIIAGGGNGNGGSGGRGRKAPGVAATVLVLGLGALWLLFLPNSTYLTTDFIHLVAGRHRYVDRGEFGYLVWFDIVLFFLFAWCGVFLAYLSTYQFQRLVAIRFGRPAGWAFVGAVSLLTGYGVFLGRIVRLNSWDAWVRPMELIGEVLGNLHWRGASFSLLFGVFMAVTYLFLYHLQEGDR is encoded by the coding sequence ATGCGCGCGACTTCCGCTTTGAGTCCGCTCGGCAACGCCAGGGTCGCCGGACTGCTGGTTTTGCTGTCGCTCGGCTGCTTCGCGATGGTATGTTTTCGGCCGATCGTCTCGGGCGATCGGCTTTTCCTTTTTATGCTTTGGAATTTGTTTCTCGCGTGGCTGCCGTATGCGGCGTCGGTCGCGGCTACCATAATCGCGGGAGGCGGCAACGGTAACGGCGGCAGCGGCGGACGCGGCCGGAAGGCGCCGGGCGTCGCAGCGACCGTGCTCGTACTCGGTCTCGGCGCGCTCTGGCTGCTGTTCTTGCCCAACAGTACGTATTTAACGACGGACTTCATTCATCTCGTCGCGGGGCGTCATCGTTACGTCGATCGCGGCGAATTCGGATATCTCGTCTGGTTCGATATCGTCCTCTTTTTCCTCTTCGCTTGGTGCGGCGTCTTTCTGGCGTATTTGTCGACGTATCAATTCCAGCGGCTCGTCGCGATCCGATTCGGGCGGCCGGCCGGATGGGCGTTCGTCGGGGCGGTATCGCTGCTGACCGGCTACGGCGTCTTTCTCGGCAGAATCGTCCGGCTGAACAGCTGGGACGCTTGGGTGCGGCCGATGGAGTTGATCGGCGAAGTTTTGGGAAATCTACATTGGCGGGGGGCTTCGTTCAGCCTGCTCTTCGGCGTATTTATGGCGGTCACGTATTTGTTCTTGTACCATTTGCAGGAAGGCGATCGTTAG
- a CDS encoding DUF2164 domain-containing protein: protein MMTLKLPREQKETMIAAVQAYFETERGESIGSIAAEGFADFMIGAIGPHLYNQAVQDARRTVNERLASVEDDLYALEKPLPRLGR from the coding sequence ATGATGACCCTAAAGCTGCCTAGAGAACAAAAAGAAACGATGATCGCGGCGGTGCAGGCGTATTTCGAGACGGAGCGGGGCGAGTCGATCGGCTCGATCGCGGCGGAAGGATTCGCCGACTTCATGATCGGCGCCATCGGCCCGCACCTCTACAATCAAGCGGTTCAGGACGCGCGTCGAACCGTCAACGAACGGCTCGCGTCGGTCGAGGACGACTTGTATGCCCTTGAGAAGCCGCTCCCTCGGCTCGGCCGATGA
- a CDS encoding alpha/beta hydrolase, giving the protein MKSGRVCLLLHGFTGGPYEVRPLAEHLESRGWTCKVPTLPGHDGPLRDLYHTRYEEWVLAAAAIAGELTERHGSFDLVGFSMGGLIAAYLANRFPVRRMALLNAAVHYVSPGRFVRNAVRVLRSGEIRELRSKRETPVGAVIEFAKLVRRLKPEIAKIRTPTFIAQGELDEVVHPRSAVYIASRVKGEKTMTVYPHSRHMLCFEPDATYVFRHVERFFSEGDR; this is encoded by the coding sequence ATGAAGAGCGGGCGCGTCTGCTTGCTGCTGCACGGCTTCACGGGGGGGCCGTACGAAGTGCGCCCGCTCGCTGAACACTTGGAATCGCGCGGCTGGACGTGCAAGGTGCCGACGCTGCCCGGACATGACGGGCCGCTGCGCGACCTGTACCACACCAGGTACGAGGAGTGGGTGCTGGCCGCCGCGGCGATCGCCGGGGAGCTGACGGAGCGGCACGGGAGCTTCGACCTCGTCGGCTTCAGCATGGGCGGCTTGATCGCGGCGTACCTCGCGAATCGGTTCCCGGTGCGGCGCATGGCGCTGCTGAACGCGGCCGTTCATTACGTGAGCCCCGGCAGATTCGTTCGCAACGCGGTAAGGGTGCTGCGCTCCGGCGAAATTCGGGAGCTTCGATCGAAGCGGGAGACGCCGGTCGGGGCGGTCATCGAATTCGCGAAGCTGGTTCGAAGGCTGAAGCCCGAGATCGCCAAAATCCGAACGCCGACCTTCATCGCGCAAGGCGAGTTGGACGAAGTCGTTCACCCGCGGAGCGCCGTCTATATCGCTTCTCGCGTGAAAGGAGAGAAGACGATGACGGTGTACCCGCATTCGCGGCACATGTTATGCTTCGAGCCGGACGCTACGTACGTGTTCCGGCACGTGGAACGATTTTTTTCGGAGGGGGACCGGTAA